A single Meles meles chromosome 20, mMelMel3.1 paternal haplotype, whole genome shotgun sequence DNA region contains:
- the C20H3orf62 gene encoding uncharacterized protein C3orf62 homolog, translated as YAPPTQRFLVGLAPRPRIRLRPSLVGWGGLASAVAEWVLRGGRSGHSSLTFNLGRGGGGRERHSRARDRPGRVRRPLAWVAVWPHWRVRTRRWTFRPRAGCGLRARAERGCRGGWAGRQEWAGGRAGSRGRRGWASLGLESDCWFLWEIRGPHPPPGQEGARSVGSSALWPVAWITLQEMRPLGVVWNFVCNVILVLFFQCAFPMCYVIKTWSLLGEMSEKLRRCRKELTAAIDRAFEGVSHSQECSGRPRLELDAAPLSFPLPGHRLLCRRHPQAVCSSSAAPFLPVPCAPENESPAFAPNHAPVNAKPQASCPKRKPLTSKENVLMHSSILAPERQFWRAAGDGENWRKDSLRKDMEKELKVDSNMPLSNSSQEVTKDLLDMIDHTSIRTIEELAGKLEFENELNRVCGRCGDSPFREEAWALLVDESPQKAPESEPGSLKQAFDDHNIVETVLDLEEDYNLMSSFKYQVE; from the exons TATGCTCCCCCCACCCAGCGGTTTCTGGTTGGtcttgccccccgcccccgcatcCGGCTGCGTCCCtcgctggtggggtgggggggcctcgCTTCCGCTGTGGCCGAGTGGGTTTTAAGAGGTGGTCGGTCCGGGCATTCTAGCCTGACCTTTAAccttggcaggggtggggggggcagggaacgCCATTCTCGGGCACGCGACCGGCCGGGGCGTGTGCGGCGACCGTTGGCCTGGGTGGCGGTGTGGCCGCACTGGCGGGTGAGGACGCGCCGGTGGACCTTCCGCCCAAGGGCCGGCTGTGGGCTGCGGGCGAGGGCAGAGAGGGGCTGCAGAGGCGGCTGGGCCGGGCGGCAGGAGTGGGCGGGCGGGAGGGCGGGGAGCCGGGGAAGGCGGGGCTGGGCGTCCCTGGGGCTCGAGTCCGACTGCTGGTTCCTCTGGGAGATCCGCGGGCCACACCCGCCACCTGGGCAGGAGGGCGCCCGGAGTGTGGGTTCCTCTGCCCTCTGGCCGGTGGCGTGGATCACGCTGCAGGAGATGCGCCCTTTGGGGGTGGTTTGGAACTTCGTCTGTAACGTTATTCTCGTGTTGTTCTTCCAATGTGCATTTCCAATGTGTTACGTAATAAAGACATGGTCGCTTTTAGGGGAAATGTCTGAAAAACTGCGAAGATGCAGAAAGGAGCTGACTGCGGCCATTGACCGGGCCTTTGAAGGCGTCAGTCATTCCCAGGAGTGCTCGGGCCGGCCGAGGCTGGAGCTGGACGCCGCGCcgctctccttccccctccccggGCACCGGCTCCTCTGCAGGAGGCACCCGCAGGCGGTCTGCTCCTCCTCCGCGGCTcccttccttccagtcccgtGCGCTCCTGAGAACGAGAGCCCTGCCTTTGCGCCAAACCATGCCCCAGTGAATGCAAAGCCACAGGCTTCATGCCCGAAAAGAAAACCTCTGACCAGTAAGGAAAACGTATTGATGCATTCCTCCATTTTGGCACCCGAAAGACAGTTCTGGAGAGCCGCGGGAGACGGGGAGAACTGGAGAAAAGACAGCCTAAG gaaagatatggagaaagagtTGAAGGTTGACTCAAACATGCCACTCAGCAATTCTAGCCAAGAGGTCACAAAAGATCTGCTTGATATGATCG accATACGAGCATCCGAACTATTGAGGAGTTGGCTGGGAAACTAGAATTTGAAAACGAGCTGAACCGTGTGTGTGGCCGCTGCGGAGATTCGCCCTTCAGGGAGGAGGCCTGGGCCTTGCTTGTGGACGAGAGCCCTCAGAAGGCCCCGGAGAGCGAGCCCGGCAGCCTCAAGCAGGCTTTCGACGATCACAATATCGTGGAGACTGTGCTAGACTTGGAGGAGGACTACAATTTGATGAGCTCTTTCAAATACCAGGTTGAGTAA